GCGACGTTGCAACGCCTGCCAGGCGGGGCCGGTCAGCAGCCAGCGTAGCGGATTCAAGCGCGATCGCCTTTCAGATGCAGCAGCAGCCAGCTGGCCAGGGTGGTGAGCTCTTCGCTGACCAGCGCGTGTGGCCGATATTCACCGACCGGTTGCTTCATCATCAGCGCTTCTGCCAGCGCCTCATCGCGGTGGATCAGCAGGGGGATGAGCGGATTCAGCGAAGCCATCCAGAGCTGATGCAGATCCTGCTGCAGGCGGCTGTTAGCATTAAACTGGTTGATCAGAAAACGGGTTGCGGCGGGAAAACGCCGCTGGCTCAGACGTAAATGGCAGTTGGCGTCTGGCGTGGTGATGCAGAGCAGGCCGTCCAGCTGCGGCCAGAGCGCGTCATGCCACGGCGCGGTTTCTGCGGGCAAATCGAAAATAATCCATGAGTAACGGGTGCTCAGCGCCGGTAGCGCATTCAGCAACGGGGTGGCGATGTCGTCATCCTGAACCGAAACCGGCGACGCGAGCAGACCATAGGGCAG
This genomic window from Pantoea sp. Lij88 contains:
- the bcsQ gene encoding cellulose biosynthesis protein BcsQ — translated: MPQIALQGIRGGVGTTSLCAGLGWALAALGERVLLIDGSPVNQLGAHFNLPVHTAQGWMQALCSGGDWQQSAQRYPQGPDLLPYGLLASPVSVQDDDIATPLLNALPALSTRYSWIIFDLPAETAPWHDALWPQLDGLLCITTPDANCHLRLSQRRFPAATRFLINQFNANSRLQQDLHQLWMASLNPLIPLLIHRDEALAEALMMKQPVGEYRPHALVSEELTTLASWLLLHLKGDRA